One Thermococcus sp. DNA segment encodes these proteins:
- a CDS encoding NTPase, with product MTLRVFVTGPAGVGKTTLVERVAREVDRWGYIVGGIITREVRRNGRRVGFRIIALDTGEEGTLASLRGTSHLPGVPFGKYIVHVDELDQVGVSAIRRALVEADLIVIDEIGPMEYKSDEFIHIVGEVLKLEKPLLAVVHRKMLDRFRPLGRLHTLSVENRNREFGTILDEVMKELKGV from the coding sequence ATGACGCTGAGAGTATTCGTGACGGGCCCGGCGGGAGTCGGGAAGACAACGCTCGTGGAGAGGGTTGCGAGGGAAGTCGACCGCTGGGGTTACATCGTCGGTGGGATCATAACGAGGGAGGTCAGGCGAAACGGAAGGCGGGTTGGGTTCAGGATTATCGCTCTTGATACCGGAGAGGAGGGAACGCTTGCGAGCCTCCGCGGGACGTCGCATCTTCCTGGCGTCCCCTTTGGAAAGTACATCGTCCACGTTGACGAACTTGACCAGGTCGGCGTTTCAGCTATAAGGCGTGCCCTGGTTGAGGCAGACTTGATAGTCATAGACGAAATCGGCCCCATGGAGTACAAGAGCGACGAGTTTATCCACATCGTTGGCGAGGTTCTGAAGTTAGAAAAGCCCCTCTTGGCCGTCGTTCACAGGAAGATGCTCGACAGGTTCCGGCCGTTGGGACGACTCCATACGCTGAGCGTTGAGAACAGGAACCGAGAGTTCGGAACAATCCTTGACGAGGTTATGAAAGAGCTGAAAGGAGTTTAG
- a CDS encoding cyclic nucleotide-binding/CBS domain-containing protein, translating to MAPRISVGQVVKRKAVVVKPSDTVHRVARILSKNKVGSAVVVKDDEVVGIITDRDILDKVVAKGLNPKEVKVREVMTENPVTIEDDYDVQDAIDRMMDRGIRRLLVTRLGRPIGFVTAADLLVALNTYNSENEEEVPEETEVYGICELCGQYGPLYKVNIEGGEKWICESCKDSLNL from the coding sequence ATGGCACCGAGAATCTCCGTAGGCCAAGTGGTTAAAAGGAAGGCAGTAGTTGTCAAACCCAGCGATACAGTTCACAGGGTGGCTAGGATTCTCTCCAAAAATAAGGTGGGAAGTGCGGTTGTTGTAAAAGATGACGAGGTAGTTGGGATAATCACGGACAGAGATATTCTGGATAAAGTCGTGGCGAAGGGCCTAAACCCCAAGGAGGTCAAGGTCAGGGAAGTCATGACGGAGAACCCGGTGACTATAGAGGACGACTACGATGTTCAGGACGCTATAGACAGGATGATGGACAGGGGAATACGGCGCCTTCTCGTCACCAGACTCGGAAGGCCGATAGGATTCGTAACCGCCGCGGACCTTCTCGTGGCCCTTAACACTTACAACAGCGAAAACGAAGAAGAGGTTCCCGAAGAAACCGAGGTCTACGGGATATGCGAGCTCTGCGGACAGTACGGCCCACTGTACAAGGTCAACATCGAGGGCGGCGAGAAGTGGATATGCGAGAGCTGCAAGGATAGTCTCAACCTCTAA
- the albA gene encoding DNA-binding protein Alba, whose protein sequence is MAEEHVVYIGKKPVMNYVLAVITQFNEGAKEVSVKARGRAISRAVDVAEIVRNRFLPEVRVKEIRIGTEELPTADGRTANTSTIEIVMEKP, encoded by the coding sequence ATGGCTGAGGAGCACGTTGTCTACATAGGAAAGAAGCCGGTTATGAACTACGTCCTGGCCGTTATCACCCAGTTCAACGAGGGTGCTAAGGAGGTCAGCGTCAAGGCTCGTGGTAGGGCCATCAGCAGGGCCGTTGATGTCGCCGAGATCGTCAGGAACAGGTTCCTTCCAGAGGTCAGGGTCAAGGAGATTAGGATCGGCACCGAGGAGCTTCCGACTGCCGACGGCAGAACCGCGAACACCTCGACAATCGAGATCGTTATGGAGAAGCCATGA
- the purB gene encoding adenylosuccinate lyase yields MAVHPIDYRYGSEEMRRIWDEENKLQKLLDVEAALARAHAKVGNIPEESARVISERANTKWVKVERVKEIEAEIHHDIMAVVKALSEVCGEHGKYVHLGATSNDIIDTANALLIKESLEIVKKDLREIRSILKNLAGKHKYTVCIGRTHGQHAVPTTYGMKFAIWLDEIQRHLDRIDELKERVLVGQMSGAVGTMASFGSKGLEIQRLVMEDLGLKPARISNQIIQRDVYAELMMVLALIASTLDKIALEIRNLQRTEILEISEPFGKRQVGSSTMPHKRNPILSEKVSGLARVLYSNVIPALLNNPLWHERDLTNSSVERVILPESFVLLDEMLKSMKKVLSGLEFFPENIKRNLYMTHNLIMAEPLMLKLTEKGMGRQEAHELVRGLAMRAFRENRDLIDVAIGNKDVRKFLTEEDFESLKLENYIGMAPRIVENIIAWIEEKERKEGF; encoded by the coding sequence ATGGCCGTTCATCCGATTGACTACCGCTACGGGAGCGAGGAAATGAGGCGCATCTGGGATGAGGAGAACAAGCTCCAGAAGCTCCTCGACGTTGAGGCTGCACTCGCGAGGGCCCATGCGAAGGTGGGCAACATTCCCGAGGAAAGTGCAAGGGTAATCTCCGAGAGAGCAAACACGAAGTGGGTCAAAGTGGAGCGTGTCAAGGAGATAGAGGCCGAGATACACCACGACATAATGGCCGTCGTCAAGGCCCTTAGCGAGGTCTGCGGCGAGCACGGCAAATACGTCCACCTCGGCGCCACCTCCAATGACATAATAGACACTGCCAACGCCCTCCTCATAAAGGAGAGCCTGGAGATAGTGAAGAAAGACCTCAGGGAGATACGTTCGATCCTCAAGAACCTCGCCGGGAAGCACAAGTACACCGTCTGCATAGGAAGAACCCATGGTCAGCACGCGGTCCCAACGACCTACGGCATGAAGTTCGCGATATGGCTGGATGAGATACAGAGGCACTTGGACAGAATAGATGAGCTGAAGGAAAGAGTCTTAGTTGGCCAGATGAGCGGCGCCGTCGGCACTATGGCGAGCTTTGGGAGTAAGGGGCTTGAGATACAGCGCCTCGTCATGGAGGACCTCGGCTTAAAACCCGCCAGGATAAGCAACCAGATAATCCAGCGCGATGTCTATGCGGAGCTTATGATGGTTTTGGCTCTCATCGCCTCGACCCTTGACAAGATTGCCCTGGAGATAAGGAACCTCCAGAGGACGGAGATACTTGAAATCAGCGAGCCCTTTGGGAAGAGGCAGGTGGGCTCTTCAACAATGCCCCACAAGAGGAACCCCATACTGAGCGAAAAGGTGAGCGGCTTAGCGAGGGTTCTCTACTCCAACGTCATTCCTGCACTGCTCAACAATCCCCTCTGGCACGAGAGGGATCTGACGAACTCCTCTGTCGAGCGCGTTATCCTTCCTGAGAGCTTTGTCCTGCTTGACGAGATGCTCAAGAGCATGAAGAAGGTTCTCTCAGGCCTGGAGTTCTTCCCGGAAAACATTAAGAGGAACCTCTACATGACTCACAACCTCATCATGGCAGAACCGCTGATGCTGAAGCTGACGGAGAAAGGGATGGGAAGGCAGGAAGCGCATGAATTGGTGAGAGGACTGGCAATGAGGGCGTTCAGAGAGAACAGGGACCTGATAGACGTTGCCATAGGAAACAAAGATGTGAGAAAGTTTTTAACTGAGGAAGACTTTGAAAGCCTGAAGCTGGAGAACTACATAGGCATGGCACCTCGGATAGTCGAAAACATAATAGCCTGGATAGAGGAAAAAGAACGAAAAGAAGGGTTTTAA
- a CDS encoding ArsR/SmtB family transcription factor, with product MALLSGKTIGVHDERAKELAQILTSDKALAILHLIEDQALSISEIARELDIPISTVSYHMERMLRVGLVEVAGRKYGKRLQEVKLYRASNKPILLLPRKSAANVKKTLFPGFEGLHVISLALAGLVSVAVYTVSKRLLAVHPESGAGNIPSSPQKMAPLVETASHQGTSTVSTSSTVPLLLALITFILTFSLFLYILHRRT from the coding sequence GTGGCGCTTTTGAGTGGTAAAACGATAGGGGTTCATGATGAGAGGGCAAAGGAGCTCGCTCAGATACTGACCAGCGATAAGGCGCTCGCGATTCTCCACCTTATAGAGGATCAGGCACTCTCAATAAGTGAGATCGCAAGGGAGCTTGATATTCCCATCTCGACGGTATCGTACCACATGGAGAGGATGCTGAGGGTTGGCCTCGTTGAGGTGGCTGGGCGGAAGTACGGGAAAAGACTGCAGGAGGTAAAGCTTTACCGCGCGTCAAACAAACCCATCCTTCTGCTCCCCCGCAAGAGCGCCGCCAACGTAAAAAAGACGCTATTTCCCGGATTTGAGGGACTCCATGTCATCAGTCTGGCTCTGGCGGGACTCGTATCCGTGGCGGTGTACACTGTTTCTAAACGGCTCCTGGCAGTCCACCCAGAAAGCGGCGCCGGCAACATCCCAAGCTCCCCCCAGAAGATGGCACCACTAGTTGAAACCGCATCCCATCAGGGCACGAGTACGGTGTCTACATCTTCCACCGTTCCACTTCTCTTGGCACTCATTACGTTTATCTTGACGTTTAGCCTGTTTTTATACATCCTGCACAGACGGACCTGA